One stretch of Pyxidicoccus trucidator DNA includes these proteins:
- a CDS encoding serine/threonine-protein kinase, with the protein MERIQPVMGQREGTGPACVVCDAALDASRCGHCGAASAPGGYRVQRVISQSVHGRVYLAVDPAGRRVALKELLFALVPGVEQLEAFEREAAVLRSLSHPDIPRFVASFKEGSGVGTRLYLAQEFLEGESLLQRIERQRLDEDEAWTLAEQVLQTLQALHQRTPALIHRDVKPANLILRPDGRAALVDFGAARHLARDVTHGSTLVGTFGYMPPEQLGGTVEPSSDLYALGATLVHAHTGRMPADLLDEGMALSFEKYVQGSEPFRAFLRRLLAPRRSERFGSAAEALAALRTARVPVPSPVLAVESARPEAPGAEAREVPAEVVAAGQGVAEEAPALSKRRMLRWALAGVSVGGLLVGALLASGLLGTRSEVVMHDPPDSFAPVQPAPPPSTPAPPSGNGSHRQFRTAWPGSSTSSGSR; encoded by the coding sequence ATGGAGCGCATCCAGCCTGTGATGGGGCAGCGTGAGGGCACGGGGCCGGCGTGCGTGGTGTGCGACGCCGCCCTGGACGCCTCGCGGTGTGGGCACTGTGGGGCCGCCTCGGCCCCCGGGGGCTACCGCGTCCAGCGGGTCATCTCCCAGTCCGTGCATGGCCGCGTGTACCTCGCGGTGGACCCGGCAGGCAGGAGGGTGGCGCTGAAGGAGCTGCTCTTCGCGCTGGTCCCGGGCGTGGAGCAATTGGAGGCCTTCGAGCGCGAGGCCGCCGTGCTGCGCTCGCTGAGCCACCCGGACATTCCCCGCTTCGTCGCGAGCTTCAAGGAGGGCAGCGGGGTGGGCACGCGGCTCTACCTCGCGCAGGAGTTCCTGGAGGGCGAGTCGCTCCTCCAGCGGATTGAGCGGCAGCGCCTGGACGAGGATGAGGCGTGGACGCTGGCGGAGCAGGTGCTCCAGACGCTCCAGGCCCTGCATCAGCGCACGCCCGCGCTCATCCACCGGGACGTGAAGCCCGCCAACCTCATCCTCCGCCCGGACGGGCGCGCGGCGCTGGTGGACTTCGGCGCGGCCCGGCACCTGGCCCGGGACGTGACGCACGGTTCCACGTTGGTGGGCACCTTCGGGTACATGCCGCCGGAGCAGCTCGGTGGGACGGTGGAGCCCTCCAGCGACCTCTATGCGCTGGGCGCCACGCTGGTCCATGCGCACACGGGTCGGATGCCCGCGGACCTGCTCGACGAGGGGATGGCGCTGTCCTTCGAGAAGTACGTCCAGGGCTCCGAGCCGTTCCGGGCCTTCCTCCGGCGGTTGCTGGCACCGAGGCGCTCGGAGCGGTTCGGCTCCGCGGCGGAGGCACTCGCGGCCCTGCGTACGGCCCGGGTTCCAGTCCCTTCGCCAGTCCTGGCCGTGGAGTCTGCTCGTCCCGAGGCTCCAGGGGCCGAGGCCCGGGAGGTCCCGGCGGAGGTCGTGGCGGCGGGGCAGGGCGTTGCCGAGGAGGCCCCGGCCCTCTCGAAGCGGCGCATGCTCCGGTGGGCGCTCGCGGGCGTGTCCGTGGGCGGGCTGCTCGTGGGGGCGCTCTTGGCGAGCGGACTGCTGGGGACGCGCTCCGAGGTGGTGATGCACGACCCGCCGGACAGCTTCGCTCCCGTCCAGCCCGCACCCCCTCCGTCAACGCCCGCGCCTCCCTCGGGGAATGGCTCGCACCGGCAATTCCGCACCGCGTGGCCGGGCTCGTCCACCTCGTCCGGCTCCCGCTAG
- the pbpC gene encoding penicillin-binding protein 1C, producing the protein MNPRRLRRWLLAVLGLAVLYAAVPRPPLREELGFSQAVFDREGRLLRLTLSPDEKYRLWVPLERIPPALVEATLLHEDQHFREHFGVNPVALGRAVWSTYLTGGRRMGGSTLTMQLARIRYGIESRTPAGKIFQMLRALQLECTYSKDQILEAYLNLAPYGRNVEGVGAASLVYFSKDVERLSLAEALTLAVVPQSPARRDPGRDAGALTAARLRLFERWLVPHPEDAERRALLAMPLPVRTPEDLPFLAPHFVGRALRASPAGSSVRSTLDLSLQRLLERHVRQYVERRREVGIRNAVAMLVDWRSLEVRAAVGSADFFEESIDGQVDGTQARRSPGSALKPFIYGLGFDQGLLHPRTMLKDSSTGFRGYDPGNFDGEFVGPLAAEDALVRSRNIPAVAMAQQLRPPGLYGFLRQAGIGGLRAEEHYGLSLALGSAGVTMAELVELYAMLANGGVLRPLRLGVDAPRDEGVRLLSAEASFMVLDALAKGPRPAQSFRAEWARDTVPVSWKTGTSTGFRDAWSVGVVGPYVVAVWVGNFDAQPNPAFVGQTAAAPLMFELVDSVRAKDPDVRRVQPSPPPGVSRVHVCALSGGIPGPHCHRKVSTWFVPGTSPIRACDVHREVLVDTRTGLRACAPGPSTRAEVFEFWPSDLLRLFQKAGLPRRVPPAEDTSCGLEQSASEGTPPQITTPEDGVDYSLRASAPGPQTVPLAVVTDADVRRVFWFVDEQLVGTAPRGEPLHWTARPGTWMVRAVDDRGRSDARSLTVRLVP; encoded by the coding sequence GTGAACCCCCGGAGGTTGCGGCGGTGGCTGCTGGCGGTGCTGGGGCTCGCGGTGCTGTACGCCGCGGTGCCCCGGCCGCCGCTGCGCGAGGAGCTGGGCTTCTCGCAGGCGGTGTTCGACCGCGAGGGCCGGCTGCTGCGCCTCACCCTGTCGCCGGACGAGAAGTACCGGCTCTGGGTGCCGCTGGAGCGCATCCCTCCGGCGCTCGTGGAGGCCACGCTGCTCCACGAGGACCAGCACTTCCGTGAGCACTTCGGCGTCAACCCCGTGGCGCTGGGCCGCGCCGTCTGGAGCACCTACCTCACGGGCGGGCGCCGCATGGGCGGCTCCACGCTCACCATGCAGCTGGCGCGCATCCGCTACGGCATCGAGTCGCGCACGCCCGCGGGCAAAATCTTCCAGATGCTGCGGGCGCTCCAATTGGAGTGCACGTACTCCAAGGACCAGATTCTGGAGGCGTATCTCAACCTCGCCCCGTATGGCCGCAACGTGGAGGGCGTGGGCGCGGCCAGCCTCGTCTACTTCTCGAAGGACGTGGAGCGGCTGTCGCTGGCGGAGGCGCTCACCCTGGCCGTCGTCCCGCAGAGCCCCGCGCGCAGGGACCCGGGCCGCGATGCCGGGGCGCTGACGGCGGCGCGGCTGCGCCTGTTCGAGCGGTGGCTCGTGCCGCACCCGGAGGACGCCGAGCGCCGGGCCCTGTTGGCCATGCCGCTGCCGGTGCGCACGCCGGAGGACCTGCCCTTCCTCGCGCCGCACTTCGTGGGCCGCGCGCTGCGCGCCAGCCCCGCGGGCTCCAGTGTGAGGAGCACGCTGGACTTGTCCCTGCAGCGGCTGCTGGAGCGGCACGTGCGGCAGTACGTGGAGCGGCGGCGCGAGGTGGGCATCCGCAACGCCGTGGCCATGCTCGTGGACTGGCGCTCGCTGGAGGTGAGAGCGGCGGTGGGCTCGGCGGACTTCTTCGAGGAGAGCATCGACGGGCAGGTGGATGGCACGCAGGCGCGGCGCTCGCCGGGCTCGGCGCTCAAGCCCTTCATCTACGGGCTGGGCTTCGACCAGGGGCTGCTCCATCCGCGCACGATGCTGAAGGACTCGTCCACCGGCTTCCGCGGGTATGACCCGGGGAACTTCGACGGCGAGTTCGTCGGACCGCTCGCGGCGGAGGACGCGCTGGTGCGCAGCCGCAACATCCCCGCGGTGGCGATGGCACAGCAGCTCCGTCCCCCCGGCCTGTACGGCTTCCTCCGTCAGGCAGGCATCGGCGGGCTGCGCGCCGAGGAGCACTACGGCCTGTCCCTGGCCCTGGGCTCCGCTGGCGTCACCATGGCGGAGTTGGTGGAGCTGTACGCCATGCTCGCCAATGGCGGCGTGCTGCGGCCCCTGCGCCTGGGCGTGGACGCGCCCCGCGACGAGGGCGTGCGCCTGCTGAGCGCCGAGGCCAGCTTCATGGTGCTGGACGCGCTGGCGAAGGGGCCCCGGCCCGCGCAGTCCTTCCGCGCCGAGTGGGCCCGGGACACGGTGCCGGTGTCGTGGAAGACAGGCACCTCCACCGGCTTCCGGGACGCGTGGAGCGTGGGCGTGGTGGGGCCGTACGTCGTGGCCGTGTGGGTGGGCAACTTCGATGCGCAGCCCAACCCGGCCTTCGTCGGGCAGACGGCCGCCGCGCCGCTGATGTTCGAGCTGGTGGACTCGGTGCGTGCAAAGGACCCGGACGTGCGGCGTGTCCAGCCGTCGCCTCCGCCCGGCGTCAGCCGCGTGCATGTGTGCGCGCTGTCCGGAGGCATCCCCGGGCCGCACTGCCACCGGAAGGTGAGCACCTGGTTCGTCCCGGGCACCTCGCCCATCCGCGCCTGCGACGTGCACCGCGAGGTGCTGGTGGACACGCGCACGGGGCTGCGGGCCTGCGCGCCCGGGCCCTCCACCCGCGCGGAGGTGTTCGAGTTCTGGCCGTCGGACCTGCTGCGCCTGTTCCAGAAGGCGGGCCTGCCGCGTCGCGTGCCCCCGGCGGAGGACACGAGCTGCGGCCTGGAGCAGTCCGCGAGCGAGGGCACCCCGCCGCAAATCACGACGCCGGAGGACGGGGTGGACTACAGCCTGCGGGCCTCCGCTCCCGGGCCGCAGACGGTGCCGCTGGCCGTGGTGACGGACGCGGACGTGCGCCGCGTCTTCTGGTTCGTGGACGAGCAGCTCGTGGGCACCGCGCCTCGCGGTGAGCCGCTGCACTGGACGGCCCGGCCGGGCACCTGGATGGTGCGCGCCGTGGATGACCGGGGGCGCTCCGACGCCCGCAGCCTCACGGTGCGGCTGGTGCCTTGA
- a CDS encoding alpha-2-macroglobulin family protein, whose protein sequence is MSSNESEPTPPRPRFLTRVFGELRWTPPSWAAFLGHATAGLARRGVGKVREHPKRFALSLLALVLLVFGADAGYRWYQSRPKPVSYALSATNPPLTRLEEQPQPGAVYLHFTGSVARLEAIGKPVTAGITLTPAIPGEWRWADDKMLTFTPTADWAVGQEYKVVLDRTLFPGHILLDAYETTFQSAPFSATITDLQFYEDPRNPKEKRVVATVAFSHAVDPATLVRNLSLRMGEEKRGLLGGGSDGFPFNVTYDKFKGQAFIQSDLIPIPANNTPMTLTVEPGVRAARGGEATKSKLERNVSIPGMYTYFHVTGTEVSLVNNERHEPEQVLVVNLSTGVTEAELRKHLQVWTLPEDRPAKDGHPLVAGAAWTDYGVADIGEELLPASARLKLDALPTDREHATLHSFRIRADVGRTLYARLNKGTQSAGGYVLAETFNTLLRVQPFPEEVSILHEGALLSLAGEKKVTVLSRDVKALRFSLSRVLPEQINHLVTQTEGRFTHPEFNSYQFNEENISESFSEVRPLEGAGRGKAQYAAFDLAPYLTPENDPSSRRGLFFFKVQSWDPHHDEATGKEDARLLLVTDLGLVVKDNADGSHDVFVQSLGAGQAAEGVTVSVLGKNGLPVVSATTGPDGHVAFPKLTDFVRERTPLVYLARKGEDFAFLPINRYDRQLNFSRFDVGGVESGASPDRLSAFLFSDRGLYRPGDTFHVALVVKAADWSRPPTGVPLEAAVIDPRGLEVHKKKLSLSAVGLEGLQYTTEETSPTGNYQVNLYVVKDGHRGSLLGSTTVRVEEFLPDRMRITTRFSAERTEGWVPPKDLKGLVSLKNLFGIPAADRRVSAEVSLTPAYPSFRKHPGYLFHDPLRAPRSFTERLEETTTDENGEVEMALGLEKFEKATWRVSFLAEGYEAEGGRGVSSEASLLVSPLPYLVGFKPDGGLYYLGQGSARSVDFIAVDPSLRKVAVQGLKAELIERRWVSVLTQQSNGTYRYQSIRRDISVRTRELPLGEGGFKYALSTEQPGDFVVVVKDAEGTELSRVEYSVAGQANLTRTLEKNAELEVKLSRADYAPGDDIELSIKAPYTGAGLITIERDRVYAWKWFQTDATSTVQSIRLPPGLEGNGYVNVTFVRAMDSQEIFMSPLSYGVVPFSVSKNSRALQVTLTSADKARPGEPYRIRYKGNRAGKVVVFAVDEGILQVAGYQTPDPLAHFFKKRALEVSTGQILDLLLPEFSVSKAVSAMGGDDEGAAAIGKNLNPFKRKRDKPVAYWSGVVDIDEGERDLVYNVPDFFNGELRVMAVAVGAESVGAASKRAVIRGPFVITPSVPTFVAPGDEFNVGVAVANSLEGSGKGAEVVLELKTSEHLEVLDEVKRPLKIDEGREASTTFRVRAKSVLGSGTLAFTASMGKERVKQSVDLSVRPPVPFLTSVVGGHLKDGKADVAVPRKLYGAYRTLEVSASPLPLGLARGLSTYLEKYPYGCTEQLVSRAFPAVVLKGRRELLGQGPQVAEASFATALQTLRTRQNEEGAFGLWAANAYAPTVPSVYALHFLTEAKERGFAVSPELLNRGLTWLTTLVAHQASDLAQARAMAYAHYVLARNGKVSRQTVESLREWLDANAAEQWPTDLTAAYLGATYKLLKQDKEAEKALKKVRIGQPQEADYHSLYDGLVYDSQVLYLLSRHFPERLKDVSGEMLVTMTKPIAEERFNSLSSSYAILGLEAYAQALGAQGMPSRSGAAILEKVADALRPLTLPDGLFPQVSFSEAASGVRVQGPTDAPLFFQVTQAGYDLELPTQPLIQKLEVQRELRDLDGKVVTEVPLGGEVEVHLKLRALEGNTSHVAITDLLPGGFEVVMEKPAAPSSEEESSESSEDANDEGEGAERSYAEPEPVAGGWVPPVGSDRSSFSPEYVDVREDRVVLYGTVGSSVTEYIYRIKATNTGKFVMPPAFAEGMYDRGVRARSVGTTVTVSKP, encoded by the coding sequence ATGTCCTCAAACGAATCGGAACCCACCCCGCCCCGACCGCGGTTCCTCACGCGCGTATTCGGAGAGCTTCGCTGGACCCCGCCTTCCTGGGCCGCCTTCCTGGGCCACGCCACCGCCGGCCTCGCGCGCCGTGGCGTAGGCAAGGTCCGCGAGCACCCCAAGCGCTTCGCGCTCTCCCTCCTCGCCCTGGTGCTGCTCGTCTTCGGCGCGGATGCCGGCTACCGCTGGTACCAGAGCCGACCCAAGCCGGTGAGCTACGCGCTCTCCGCCACCAACCCTCCGCTGACCCGGCTGGAGGAGCAGCCTCAGCCCGGGGCGGTGTACCTCCACTTCACCGGCTCGGTGGCGCGCCTGGAGGCCATCGGCAAGCCCGTCACGGCCGGCATCACCCTGACGCCCGCCATCCCCGGCGAGTGGCGCTGGGCCGATGACAAGATGCTCACCTTCACCCCCACGGCGGACTGGGCGGTGGGGCAGGAGTACAAGGTCGTCCTGGACCGCACGCTGTTCCCGGGCCACATCCTGCTCGACGCGTACGAGACGACGTTCCAGTCCGCGCCCTTCTCCGCGACCATCACCGACCTCCAGTTCTACGAGGACCCGCGCAATCCGAAGGAGAAGCGCGTGGTGGCGACGGTGGCCTTCTCCCACGCGGTGGACCCGGCGACGCTCGTGCGCAACCTCTCGCTGCGGATGGGCGAGGAGAAGCGCGGGCTGCTCGGTGGAGGCTCCGACGGCTTCCCGTTCAACGTCACCTACGACAAGTTCAAGGGCCAGGCCTTCATCCAGTCGGACCTCATCCCGATTCCGGCGAACAACACCCCCATGACGCTGACGGTGGAGCCGGGCGTGCGCGCGGCGCGGGGCGGTGAAGCCACGAAGAGCAAGCTGGAGCGCAACGTCTCCATTCCCGGCATGTACACGTACTTCCATGTGACGGGGACCGAGGTGTCGCTCGTGAACAACGAGCGTCACGAGCCGGAGCAGGTGCTGGTGGTCAACCTCTCCACGGGTGTCACCGAGGCGGAGCTGCGGAAGCACCTCCAGGTCTGGACGCTCCCCGAGGACCGGCCCGCGAAGGACGGCCATCCCCTGGTGGCCGGCGCCGCGTGGACCGACTACGGCGTGGCGGACATCGGCGAGGAGCTGCTGCCCGCCTCCGCACGGCTGAAGCTGGACGCGTTGCCCACGGACAGGGAGCACGCCACCCTGCACAGCTTCCGCATCCGCGCGGACGTGGGACGTACCCTCTATGCCCGGCTCAACAAGGGCACGCAGTCGGCGGGCGGCTACGTGCTGGCCGAAACGTTCAACACGCTCCTCCGGGTGCAGCCCTTCCCGGAAGAGGTGAGCATCCTGCACGAGGGCGCGCTGCTCAGCCTCGCGGGCGAGAAGAAGGTCACCGTGCTGTCGCGCGACGTGAAGGCGCTGCGCTTCTCGCTCAGCCGCGTGCTGCCGGAGCAGATCAACCACCTGGTGACACAGACGGAGGGGCGCTTCACCCACCCCGAGTTCAACTCGTACCAGTTCAACGAGGAGAACATCTCCGAGAGCTTCTCCGAGGTGCGTCCGCTGGAGGGCGCCGGCCGTGGCAAGGCGCAGTACGCCGCCTTCGACCTGGCCCCCTACCTCACGCCGGAGAATGACCCGTCCTCACGGCGCGGGCTGTTCTTCTTCAAGGTGCAGAGCTGGGACCCCCACCACGATGAGGCCACCGGGAAGGAAGACGCCCGACTGCTGCTGGTGACGGACCTGGGGCTGGTGGTGAAGGACAACGCGGATGGCTCGCATGACGTGTTCGTGCAGAGCCTGGGCGCGGGCCAGGCCGCCGAGGGCGTGACGGTGAGCGTGCTGGGGAAGAACGGCCTGCCGGTGGTGAGCGCCACCACGGGCCCGGACGGCCACGTGGCCTTCCCGAAGCTGACGGACTTCGTCCGCGAGCGGACGCCCCTGGTGTACCTGGCGCGCAAGGGCGAGGACTTCGCTTTCCTCCCCATCAACCGGTACGACCGGCAGCTCAACTTCAGCCGCTTCGACGTGGGTGGCGTGGAGAGCGGCGCCTCGCCGGACCGGCTCTCCGCCTTCCTCTTCTCCGACCGCGGCCTCTACCGCCCCGGGGACACCTTCCACGTGGCCCTGGTGGTGAAGGCGGCCGACTGGAGCCGCCCGCCCACCGGCGTTCCCCTGGAGGCGGCCGTCATCGACCCGCGCGGCCTGGAGGTGCACAAGAAGAAGCTCTCCCTCTCCGCCGTCGGGCTGGAGGGGCTCCAGTACACGACGGAGGAGACGTCCCCCACGGGCAACTACCAGGTGAACCTGTACGTGGTGAAGGACGGCCACCGGGGCAGCCTGCTGGGCTCCACCACCGTGCGCGTGGAGGAGTTCCTGCCGGACCGCATGCGCATCACCACCCGCTTCAGCGCCGAGCGCACCGAGGGCTGGGTGCCTCCGAAGGACCTCAAGGGCCTGGTGTCGCTGAAGAACCTTTTCGGCATTCCCGCCGCGGACCGGCGCGTGTCCGCCGAGGTGTCCCTCACCCCCGCGTACCCCAGCTTCCGCAAGCACCCCGGCTACCTCTTCCATGACCCGCTGCGCGCCCCGCGCAGCTTCACCGAGCGCCTGGAGGAGACCACCACCGATGAGAATGGCGAGGTGGAGATGGCGCTGGGCCTGGAGAAGTTCGAGAAGGCCACCTGGCGCGTGTCCTTCCTCGCGGAGGGCTACGAAGCGGAGGGCGGCCGGGGCGTGTCCTCCGAGGCGTCCCTGCTGGTGTCGCCGCTGCCGTACCTCGTCGGCTTCAAGCCGGACGGCGGCCTGTACTACCTGGGCCAGGGCTCCGCGCGCTCGGTGGACTTCATCGCCGTGGACCCCTCGCTGAGAAAGGTGGCGGTGCAGGGCCTGAAGGCGGAGCTCATCGAGCGGCGCTGGGTGTCCGTGCTCACGCAGCAGTCCAACGGCACGTATCGCTACCAGTCCATCCGCCGCGACATTTCGGTGCGCACCCGGGAGCTGCCGCTGGGGGAGGGTGGCTTCAAGTACGCGCTGTCCACCGAGCAGCCCGGGGACTTCGTGGTGGTGGTGAAGGACGCGGAGGGCACGGAGCTCAGCCGCGTGGAGTACTCGGTGGCCGGCCAGGCCAACCTCACGCGCACGCTGGAGAAGAACGCGGAGCTGGAGGTGAAGCTCTCCCGGGCGGACTACGCGCCGGGCGACGACATCGAGCTGAGCATCAAGGCGCCGTACACCGGCGCGGGCCTCATCACGATTGAGCGAGACCGCGTCTACGCGTGGAAGTGGTTCCAGACGGACGCCACCAGCACCGTCCAGAGCATCCGCCTGCCGCCGGGCCTGGAGGGCAATGGCTACGTCAACGTGACGTTCGTCCGCGCCATGGACTCGCAGGAAATCTTCATGAGCCCGCTGAGCTATGGCGTGGTGCCGTTCTCCGTGAGCAAGAACAGCCGCGCGCTGCAGGTGACGCTCACCAGCGCGGACAAGGCCCGCCCCGGCGAGCCGTACCGCATCCGCTACAAGGGCAACCGCGCGGGCAAGGTGGTGGTGTTCGCGGTGGACGAGGGCATCCTCCAGGTGGCCGGCTACCAGACGCCGGACCCGCTGGCGCACTTCTTCAAGAAGCGCGCGCTGGAGGTGAGCACCGGGCAGATTCTGGACCTGTTGCTGCCGGAGTTCTCCGTGTCCAAGGCGGTGTCCGCCATGGGTGGCGACGACGAGGGCGCCGCCGCGATTGGGAAGAACCTGAACCCCTTCAAGCGCAAGCGCGACAAGCCGGTGGCGTACTGGTCCGGCGTCGTCGACATCGACGAGGGAGAGAGGGACCTCGTCTACAACGTCCCGGACTTCTTCAACGGCGAGCTGCGGGTGATGGCCGTCGCCGTGGGCGCGGAGTCCGTGGGCGCCGCGAGCAAGCGCGCCGTCATCCGCGGCCCGTTCGTGATTACGCCCAGCGTGCCCACCTTCGTGGCGCCCGGAGACGAGTTCAACGTGGGCGTGGCGGTGGCCAACAGCCTGGAGGGCTCCGGCAAGGGTGCGGAGGTGGTGCTGGAGCTGAAGACGTCCGAGCACCTGGAGGTGCTGGACGAGGTGAAGCGGCCGCTCAAGATTGACGAGGGCCGCGAGGCGAGCACCACCTTCCGGGTGCGGGCGAAGTCGGTGCTCGGCTCGGGGACGCTGGCCTTCACCGCGTCCATGGGCAAGGAGCGGGTGAAGCAGTCGGTGGACCTGAGCGTGCGGCCCCCGGTGCCCTTCCTCACCTCCGTGGTGGGCGGCCACCTCAAGGATGGCAAGGCGGACGTGGCGGTGCCCCGGAAGCTGTACGGCGCCTACCGGACGCTGGAGGTGAGCGCCTCGCCGCTGCCGCTGGGCCTGGCGCGCGGCCTGTCCACGTACCTGGAGAAGTACCCCTATGGGTGCACCGAGCAGCTCGTCAGCCGCGCCTTCCCGGCGGTGGTGCTGAAGGGCCGGCGCGAGCTGCTGGGGCAGGGGCCGCAGGTGGCCGAGGCCTCCTTCGCCACCGCGCTCCAGACGCTGCGCACCCGGCAGAACGAGGAGGGCGCCTTTGGCCTGTGGGCGGCCAACGCGTACGCGCCCACGGTGCCGAGCGTCTACGCGCTGCACTTCCTCACCGAGGCGAAGGAGCGCGGCTTCGCGGTGTCCCCGGAGCTGCTGAACCGGGGCCTCACGTGGCTGACCACGCTGGTGGCGCACCAGGCCTCCGACCTGGCCCAGGCGCGTGCCATGGCCTACGCGCACTACGTGCTCGCCCGCAACGGAAAGGTGTCGCGCCAGACGGTGGAGTCGCTGCGCGAGTGGCTGGATGCGAATGCCGCGGAGCAGTGGCCCACGGACCTGACGGCCGCGTACCTCGGGGCGACCTACAAGCTGCTCAAGCAGGACAAGGAGGCGGAGAAGGCGCTGAAGAAGGTCCGCATCGGCCAGCCGCAGGAGGCGGACTACCACTCCCTCTATGACGGGCTCGTCTACGACTCGCAGGTGCTCTACCTCCTCTCGCGCCACTTCCCGGAGCGGCTCAAGGACGTCAGCGGAGAGATGCTGGTCACCATGACGAAGCCCATCGCCGAGGAGCGCTTCAACTCGCTGTCCTCCTCGTACGCCATCCTCGGCCTGGAGGCGTACGCCCAGGCGCTGGGTGCGCAGGGGATGCCGTCGCGCAGCGGCGCGGCCATCCTGGAGAAGGTGGCGGACGCGCTCCGCCCGCTCACGCTGCCCGACGGGCTCTTCCCCCAGGTGTCCTTCTCCGAGGCGGCCTCCGGCGTGCGGGTGCAGGGCCCGACGGACGCGCCGCTCTTCTTCCAGGTGACGCAGGCGGGCTACGACCTGGAGCTGCCGACCCAGCCTCTCATCCAGAAGCTGGAGGTGCAGCGCGAGCTGCGCGACCTGGACGGCAAGGTGGTGACGGAGGTGCCGCTGGGCGGCGAGGTGGAGGTCCATCTGAAGCTGCGCGCGCTCGAGGGCAATACCTCCCACGTCGCCATCACCGACCTGTTACCGGGCGGCTTCGAGGTGGTGATGGAGAAGCCGGCCGCGCCCTCCTCCGAGGAGGAGTCCAGCGAGTCCTCCGAGGACGCCAATGACGAGGGCGAGGGGGCGGAGCGGTCCTACGCCGAGCCCGAGCCCGTCGCGGGCGGCTGGGTGCCCCCGGTGGGCAGCGACCGCTCGTCGTTCTCGCCCGAGTACGTGGACGTGCGCGAGGACCGGGTGGTGCTCTACGGCACGGTGGGCTCCAGCGTCACCGAGTACATCTACCGCATCAAGGCCACCAACACCGGGAAGTTCGTGATGCCGCCGGCCTTCGCCGAGGGCATGTATGACCGTGGCGTGCGTGCTCGCTCGGTCGGCACGACGGTGACGGTGAGCAAGCCGTGA
- a CDS encoding sodium:solute symporter — protein MTLLDWLVLIGTTAFIVGWGIWKNRKAASSEEYMRGARELKWPTIGLSVMATQASAITFLSVPGQAYEDGMRFVQFYFGLPIAMIIISAVFVPIYYRLNVITAYEYLESRFDLKTRLLGAFLFLIQRGLAAGITIYAPAIILSSILGWPLEPTVVVMGAVVILYTVAGGSKAVSQTQKQQMIVMMGGMVVAAVVIVWRLPEHISFGKAVDVAGAFGRMNVVSFDLDVQDRYNFWSGITGGLFLSLSYFGTDQSQVGRYLTGRSITESRLGLLFNGVLKIPMQFLILFVGILVFVFYQFSTPPLLFNEPLRARVQGTAQAGEYAALEAKWEQVQTGKREEVERYLAAVDSGDASAESTARESLRGSAKAAGDIRKEAKAVVTRALPGVETKDSDYIFITFVKRWLPSGLFGLLIAVILSAAMSSIASELNALGSTTTVDFYRRVFRRDASDQNVLVASKLFTVFWGLVAVSFATFASLLDNLIQAVNILGSIFYGTVLGIFLVAFFFKRVRGHAVFIAAVISQATVIGLFLMSDIGYLWFNVIGCTLVVVLGLVFQAVLPRQPEPLPATGA, from the coding sequence GTGACACTGCTCGACTGGCTGGTCCTCATCGGGACGACGGCGTTCATCGTCGGCTGGGGCATCTGGAAGAACCGCAAGGCGGCGTCCTCCGAGGAGTACATGCGGGGCGCCCGCGAGCTGAAGTGGCCCACCATCGGCCTGTCCGTCATGGCCACGCAGGCCAGCGCGATTACGTTCCTCTCCGTCCCCGGGCAGGCCTACGAGGACGGGATGCGCTTCGTGCAGTTCTACTTTGGACTGCCCATCGCGATGATCATCATCAGCGCGGTCTTCGTCCCCATCTACTACCGGCTGAACGTCATCACCGCGTACGAGTACCTGGAGTCACGCTTCGACCTGAAGACGCGGCTGCTGGGCGCGTTCCTGTTCCTCATCCAGCGCGGCCTGGCGGCCGGCATCACCATCTACGCACCCGCCATCATCCTCTCCTCCATCCTCGGCTGGCCGCTGGAGCCCACCGTGGTGGTCATGGGCGCCGTGGTCATCCTCTACACGGTGGCGGGTGGCTCCAAGGCCGTGAGCCAGACGCAGAAGCAGCAGATGATAGTGATGATGGGCGGCATGGTGGTGGCCGCCGTCGTCATCGTGTGGCGCCTGCCGGAGCACATCTCGTTCGGCAAGGCGGTGGATGTCGCGGGCGCCTTCGGCCGGATGAACGTGGTGAGCTTCGACCTGGACGTGCAGGACCGGTACAACTTCTGGTCCGGCATCACCGGGGGCCTCTTCCTGTCGCTGTCGTACTTCGGCACGGACCAGTCGCAGGTGGGCCGCTACCTGACGGGGCGCTCCATCACCGAGAGCCGGCTGGGGCTGCTCTTCAACGGCGTGCTGAAGATTCCGATGCAGTTCCTCATCCTGTTCGTCGGAATCCTCGTCTTCGTCTTCTACCAGTTCAGCACGCCGCCCCTGCTGTTCAACGAGCCGCTCCGCGCGCGCGTGCAGGGCACCGCGCAGGCGGGCGAGTACGCCGCGCTCGAGGCGAAGTGGGAGCAGGTGCAGACGGGCAAGCGCGAGGAGGTGGAGCGCTACCTCGCTGCCGTCGACTCCGGAGATGCCTCGGCGGAGTCCACCGCGCGGGAGTCGCTGCGTGGCTCGGCGAAGGCGGCCGGTGACATCCGGAAGGAAGCCAAGGCCGTGGTGACGCGCGCGCTGCCGGGCGTGGAGACCAAAGACTCCGACTACATCTTCATCACCTTCGTGAAGCGCTGGCTGCCGAGCGGGCTGTTCGGGCTCCTCATCGCCGTCATCCTGTCAGCGGCGATGAGCTCCATCGCCAGTGAGCTGAACGCCCTGGGCTCGACGACGACGGTGGACTTCTACCGGCGCGTCTTCCGCCGGGACGCGTCGGACCAGAACGTGCTGGTGGCGTCCAAGCTGTTCACCGTGTTCTGGGGACTGGTGGCCGTGAGCTTCGCGACCTTCGCGTCGCTGCTCGACAACCTCATCCAGGCGGTGAACATCCTCGGGTCCATCTTCTACGGGACGGTGCTGGGCATCTTCCTGGTGGCCTTCTTCTTCAAGCGCGTGCGCGGGCATGCCGTCTTCATCGCGGCCGTCATCTCGCAGGCGACGGTGATTGGCCTCTTCCTGATGAGCGACATCGGCTACCTGTGGTTCAACGTCATCGGGTGCACGTTGGTGGTGGTGCTGGGGCTGGTGTTCCAGGCCGTGCTGCCCCGGCAGCCGGAGCCGCTACCGGCCACTGGCGCGTGA